GTGGGTCGTCAGAGAAAACACCGAAACTTTTACTCCGTTTGCCttggtttcctttttattatttcgctcATGCGCAGTCCCGATCAAAACACACACGAGTGAGAAAAATCAACCCAAATCGCTAGTTATTCCATCACATTTGCGTCTTGTTATGTTTTGCATTCGTCGGCCGCCAAGATGGcggcttgtttttgttgttaccACGATTATTCTTTTCGAAATTGAATATCCCCTCAACCCATTACACGTTTTTTTACTAGCCATTAAAAATCCAGTGGCCGGATGTTTGAAACTCGATTCCATTCGATTCCAATTTCTAAAATGCTGTTGTGAGGATGTTATCGCGAGAAGATGATCAGTTAACACAATTTCGTTCATTTGTTTGCGTTTCAGATGTGGTGACCGACAGACGCGCTCTACATAATTGTGTCGGAAGAGCCTtcacaaccaacaacattGGACTTTTCTCACACACTTGATCGTCGAATAagcaatagaaaataaatctaaCGTGTCGATATATATTTTGGAGGAGCACGTTCATGGTTTGCCCAACTTATGGCCTGACGGATGTGTGACCGGCGCCACCTGTATCGAACATCAATTGTTCCTTTCCGTTTCAGGTTGGCTTGATTAACTAATGTTGAGCTAACAACATGATCAATAATTCTGACTTGATTCGATCCATTCAGGACTTGACGGATATGGATTACGATGGGCAACGTTTGTTGGACGTGATCAATGATCCCAACGCCCTGGAAAGTTTCCTGGGCGGAATAGGGAATGGGAGTGGGATTAACAACGCTGCTAACGCTCACAGTGGTGTTTCGCTGGATTCGACCCATACCATCACTCAGCAGCAGTTGGCCAGTCTGCAACAGCaaatccaacagcagcaacaacagctgcagcaattgcaacaacaacaacaccaccaacagcaGATACATTCCCCGTTCTCGGTTCCCGTCAGGTCGCCGGCACCTGGTACAAGTCCGGCTGCGACTGTGATCCTTCGTTCGCCCGCTGCTCCTCCACCAGCCGCCAGTCCTTCTTCGCTGGCCTCCAGTCCGGCGCCCAATACACTTGGACATGCCACCTCTTACTCGGTCTCCTCTCCGGCACCGGCTCCGTCGCCCGGTCCTCAACAGTTTAGTTACCGAGCAGTTCCTTCCCCTCAACAGAGGACAGGCTCCTTGTCCTCAACACCGGTGGCATCGCCCATCAATTACCCTCCTGGGCCAGGTCCAGGCAACACAGGGCAAAACACCCAATCTGTCCAGTTGCCAGCTGGCACCATCACGATTCCGGCTCTCGCTAGTACgtcatttttcctttccattttgattgcatcattctctctaatcgttggccattttcttttagctGCTGTCGGACAAGTCCAGCAGCTCGTTTCGGGTGGCCAGGTGCTTCAGATAGTGTCGGCTCCTCCACCCGCCACGCCTCCCCAAGTAGCCGGAACAAACACGACAACTTCCCAACCGGTAGTGAGACATCCTGTGGCTGCTGCACGTTCCAAGCAGCCACAGCTTAGGCCAAAGCCAGCAAACAACTCAAGCCCTGGCCCGGTTCAACAGGCTCATGCTGTCAAGTATGTCAAATAATTCCAGTGATTGTAGagagaataatttaaaaaatgttaacattttctccccttttaaAGTAGTCCAAGAACTTCATCACCAGTTattgtccagcagcagcaacaacaacaacagcttcaccatcaacagcaacaacagcagcaacaacaacaacagcatcagctccaacaacaacaacaaccacaacccGTCCAGCAGCAAATAACGCAGCAACACGCGACGGGCCAAGTAGTGCAATTGGGTACGGGTGGGCCTACGGGTACATTGGTCTTCTCAGGTGGAGGAAACGCCATGTTTCCAGCGCTGGCCCCAACCGGAGGCCAGTTTTTCCTTCAGCAGCAGGGTAGCGGAGGTTTCCAACTGATCGTCCGACCTCCCGTACCTTCCAGCTCGCCTCccaagcagcagcaacagcagcagagcatTGTGATGCAACCTCAGATTGGTCAGACCGTCCATCTCgccccaaacaacaacaaccgtccGGCGACTGCTGTCGCGGCTGCCGTCCCTAATCCCCCCTGCCACCCTACCATATCCCAGCACCACCAGCCCATGGTAAGATTAGTCACTTTACCTGGCCTGGGCACTGTCCAGCTACAGCAGATTCAGACGCCCAACGGACCGGCCTTCCTGGCCGTCCAGCAACCACAGCAGCATCAGCCTCAACAACagacgcagcagcagcagcaacaaccggCTACCTTCTTACGTAATCATCCTGGGCAACAAGCATTTATCCAACAACATCACGTcattcaacagcagcaacagcctcACATTGTcactcaacaacagcaacaacctcaTATCCTCAACAACCTTACTCAAcaaccccagcagcagcaacaacagcaacaagacAATATCCGGCTGGTATCCAGTCCCGCTACGACGTTGATCCCGAATAGTGATAATGTCGTTGataacaacaccaacaacagtACAACACCATCCACCACATTCGCCACCCCACCCAATAAAAAGCCGCCCGCGAAGAAGAAGCCcaagccaaagaagaaaaaggaagaagtaTGTGTGTCTAGATTATTTgtaaatcaaagaaattgttttaatggTGTGTGTGAAAATCAACAGGTTGTGgttgaagaaaagaagccAGCTGTCCAGGTCAATTTGGCTGAACTGCTGAAACAAACGGGTAttgttgacgacgacgaatcTTTCTTTATGGATGATGAACCGACTCTGcagccgccaccaccaccacctcctcagcagcagcagcagcagatccAGCAACAACTCCCGATCCAAATTCAGATGGAGCAGCCGATTCCGCCTACAGAGACCAAAGAAAATAACGTAATGAAAAATTGCTAAATGTAAATTTGTTCCAGGAGtttaatcaacatttttaattagatGATGCTGGCACCAATGTTGAGTGAAATGAACCTCATTCAGACGCTCCATCAACACGGTCTGGCCTTGTCTGAAGATGATCTTCACACGTTGCGGAATTTTATCAAACCGAGTGAACAGGCTAGTGAACAGTCCAGTGCCTTAGGAGGAAGTGATTCGCTCGCCAATGGACTTAAAGGAGCCACCATGTTGAAAGCACCGGCTGCAGCCGTTTCACTGACCCTGGGCAACGGCCAAGTGATCCAGTTGACGGGCGAGCCTTTCGCAGATGCCCAACAACAGCCGAGAGTTCAGTTTGTGACGAATCCTTTCGACGCCCAAGCGACTCAAGTGTTCCAGGCCGCACCGCAAGCCGTGGCGGCTCCTGccgctcctcctcctcaaatGACTGAAGTGATGCACTCGACTAATCACGGGTTTCAGAACGAGTTCCTCGAGGATTTGGCCAGGAGTCAGATAGTGTCGGATTCCAAGAAAACCAAGAGCAAAGCGGCTCCTGTCCAGAGAGCCGCTCCtgccaacaccaacaacaatgCCCCCAAGAAAAAGCCCGAGCCGCGCAAGAAGAAACCACCTCCTGTCAAGGCAGGAGCGAATGCCGGAACGAATGCAACCGGACAAACGACTCCAGCCCACACGGGCTCGGTGCCTCGAGTGCAGACGATCAAATTGTCTCCTCAGAATCAACAAGTAGGATCtcgaaaaataatcaataagtTGTCTGGTCCCTTGAATGTTAATTTTTACCGAGAGTATTGGTGTGTTAATTTCTAGCGATTTGTCAATAATTCGTTCCCCCAGAATCTGCGCAACATCCAGGCCCAAATCCAGTACCTGACGTCCAAAAAAGATCCTACTCCTCAGGACACTTCTCTCTTGCAGAAGCTCATTGAACATCACCAAAAGATACTGGCGACGGGAAAGCCAGTTCCCACCATTCCGGGCCAGCATGCCCAGGGCATTCCATTCGTAAGTTGCTGGAGtagaacaaattttttttttttttctttcttgagcATGTTAGCACATTTTTAtgattgattgtttgtttgttgatttgatttggttccttattttttcttatcctcCCTGTCCACGTGTGCTTTTGTGTCCTCCTTCCAGAATCCTACTCCTACTACTGCCGCCCCTGCCCCTCCTGCTCCAGAGAGCGGAGTGTCTGTTGTTCAGCCTGTCCCTCCCAACACTGGCCCCACCAACGTGTCGAGGTCTCAAGGCAAAGTGGCTAATGTGCCGGCTAACATCCAGCAAAATACGCACCTGGCTAACCTTCTCCGCCAACCCGTCTCCGATAAAAATTCAAGGGTATTTTTTCAAGCTGACAATTTCTCacttctatttttgttttggctttACTGTTCTTGTTTTATTCATCAATTGCTCCAAAGTCTCCCCATTTTGTCCTCatctcgtcttctttttttgagctTATATTTGTCTGGGTGGCTGATTAGTTTGCAATTTCGTCTGTAATCTGTCACTCCTAttaatcattttcttgttttcgatTAAAGATGACGACGTCAAACGCGTCGAATCAACAGGCGGGATTGCGGCAAATTCAACCGACAGCCGCCCAGCTGCGAGCTGCGACTCCGACCACTGGTGTCGTTGCTACTGGAAACAACAATACTCCCAATTCGCAGCAATCAAATCAAGTGTCCGTGTCAACGTCAGCGTCCATCTCTACTTCGTGTTCCACTCCAGCGGCCTCCAGTAATTGCAGCACGGCCACCGTCACTAATAACGTCAATGTTATTAGCGTGACGACGACCCAGTCGACCATTCAATCTCCGATGGGCACGCTGATACTCACGACAATGGACGgagcaggaggaggagcttcTCCAACTCTTTCCACCGGCGCCACGAGCAGCTCAACTACAATAACCAACAGCTCAACGGCGGTAGCATCTCCGGCTCCATCAGCAGAAGCCGGACGAAGTAATGCTACACCGGCCAGAGGAACTAAGCGGCCGGCCCCTCCTTCTGCACCTCCTAAGCCGAGCATAAGTAAGAGCACGCTGTTTGAGCACCAACTGAAGACCGATCAAAGCGGAGCTCTAGCGCCGGATTGCAAGTGAGTACACAATAGATTCGGCTGCTTTTTGTGGATGCGATTAACTGTGAGAGTCTCTGTGGGATTTGCAGGACCCCATTTAAGAATAAGACGAATGCCTGTAAAAGGTTGGTGCGTTATCACGTCTTTCACGAACTGGGTCCCACTCCGCAGGAActggaaaaggaagaagaggattTAGAAACTCACGCTCAACAGTTGCTCTCCAAATTCCACCAGATGATTAACAAATATCATTATCTTCTTCTCATGGTTAGTAGTTTAGTATTATTCCATCCAGCATCCGGCCggaataattgatttttgttgttttgaaacaGGAGAGCACAAAAGAGGCTCCTACTTCCGAACACGTGATGGTGGAGAGGATGTTTGCTGGTGAAGAGAAACAGTCACTGGAACGGCTGAAAGAGGAAACACGCGTAGCCAAAGAATTGCAACTGACTCCCGTTTGGCCCGTGAAATCGGAGCCAACCACCTCGGGTGccactgctactactactcccGTGGCCACCAACGACATTGTCAATGGCCGCAGAGATTCCCCTTCTGAAGATCTGAAACTGACGCCAAAAGTATTTTTAGACACGAATTTATCTGGCGTCTGctttagtattttatttttaacctttttgatcaaattattTAACAGATGGCGTTGCTGAAGTTTACGAGGAAGGAGGGCGAAGGCTACAAATCTGAATTGCAGATACCACAAGAGTACAAAGAAGTGCGAGTTATGGTGGAGGACGTCGTCAAAAGTAACGGCAGGATCAGAGAGTCCCTCGAGATGAACCATTCCGTCTCGATAAACGACTCGGCCATGGCCGGACTCACTGGCAGTACCATCGAGTCCAAACCTTACGACGAATGGGAGGCGATCCAGCGAGAGCTGGCACTCTACCCGGATGCCAGGGATCGCGACGACATGGTGAGATTCCCGTTTCACTTTTGAAGACGTGCCAGATTTGTAAGGAACATTTTGATGGCAGGGATTTGATGGAGAGGAAGGCGGCGTCATCTACGACGAAGATATCAAAGCCCAAATGCAGAATGCCATCGACGACTTGTTGAGACTCAACGGCTGCGACGATGTCATCCCGCCGCATCTCCAACACCTGGCCAACAATGCGGCCCATCCTGCCGCAATTGGCGCAGTTGCGTCTTCATCTTCTGCCAATTACGAGGCCAGCGGTGctgcaggaggaggaggaggaggattccCGCCGCCATTGAAAAACGGTGAACAGTTTTGCAATAACAGCGAAATGCAGGTGGATCTGGCTCTCAATGAAGCTGTCAATAGTATTCTGTGAAAGACGAAGAATTGATTATTAagcattgttgttgttgtccctCCTCATATGTAACCGGCGGTCACGGGAGATTGGGTATCCTTTGAATGGTCGGAAGCCTTATTCAGAAAGAAGTGGGAGAAAGAGAGGTTAtagaagaaacatttttaaaaaacacacacacacacacaataatcCCTCAGAAACAAACGACCTCCATTGGTTGttctttgaaagaaatttattgtgtcatagtaaaaaaaggaattttttcgtttttttttttctaattcgaaaaacaaaaatattgaatgaaCTTTAAATAGGGTCCTGCACGTTTGGGTGCAAttaagcaaaacaaacaaaaaaaaaacggttcaTGTGATCTCTAAAATGTGAAGAAATGACATAATATCTCCTTTCACCTTATTGTATGTAAATGATGAGCAACACAACCCCCCgtgaaaaaacattgaaaacaaaacaccacTTAAATAAGTGAAACCTAAAGCTAGAGAGCTCAATCTTGttctttgtgtgttttttgtttgtttttttaaattttttcaaaaatttgatagcgaaataattttgagggatttttttgttgttgttgggttttgttgcctaattatttttttccttctctccctCCCTCTAATGTGAGCCTACGTCTCagggcgaaaaaaaagaatcaccaCTCCACCCAATTacatcatttattattatttttttttcaattgtattTTTCCCTGCATGTCCTCCAGCGTCTCTCTACTCCCGCGTTCGGATGATGGTGATCATCATTCGACCGCTTACGACTAGTGTTTAcatgtttaaaagaaaaaaaaatctaaagtaAACAAAGTAAGgcatgcattttttaaatggcccGAGCCGCCCTCAAATTCCCATCAAAAGGAGGAGAttgtccaaaagaaaaaaacatctttttttttttttagatttttaatttatttgccACCACCTCctgtcctctttttttaaactttgcgTGTGTGTAATATTGATTGTGTGTGAGAAAGTATGTCCTGTTCGATTTTACATCGTTTgatcatatttaaaaacattctATATCCAACTTCCCTCTATctcccttttccttttgctgctgatgctgctggtaCATAATTTGTGACTTTATTATTAGTGTCGAATTGAGAGTGTGTTGCAGCACAATTGAGTATTTGGGATATCAGAATGGTCGTCTTCTACTTACATGATAAAAACATTTGCTCCCGCCCCCCTTGTACATACTTATATATTGattcataataaaaatttgaatgaatttcaaaataattcgcgagtttttggtttattttttatttcattgagGACTGGCAATGCTTTAGCAAAAGACTTTCAGACGTAAACAACGAATAAAAAGGTAAGAACTTGTTCGCTGTTCTCTCTTTTGTAAGGAATTATACACAATAATAGAATTAAAATGTTGTAAGTGTCTGAACAAAGTTTAGTCAAATCAAATGAGGTAAATactgatttttttataataatgagTATTGAATTGACGTAATACCGagaataattttgatttcttcattaCCTACTTCTTAAATATTGCGGTGTTGTTAATGTTTTTATAACGTGTACCGTACAGGTAATAAGtaaagataaaatatttaataaataaggggagaaaaaagaatcccgaAATTCCCAAATAAGATAATTAAAATGAGAGACATCACATTTATTCTCGGTATTAGGTCGAGCGTCGTATTACGTACCTGCGAATGTTTGCTTCTGAAGAAACAGTCCTCTATGAGTCGCCAGATGATGGCGTTAAACACCGGCATGATTGTACCCTCTATGGCCTACACATCACACAACAGATGGACCCATTCGTCTTAACGAATAGCGTATATTCGGACCGACCCTCTAGTATGACTTTAGATCAAGCTCCATCCGGCATTACACCTTCAGCACCTGATAACCAATTGGGATTCTAATCTGAGCCTATACCCGCGAACGGGACCTCTGTCTAGAATCGCTAGATTTATATCGAGATTTTACAGTGGCGCCCAAGCGGGTGTGTGAGCAACCAAAGTTGCCCCCTAGGGGAGTTGAACCCTAGTCTTATAGAGCGCACGTTACATTGTGACGCCCTATTCAACTCACCCACTCTTCTCCTTtactattaaataaaaaaattatgtacattttaagattttctaattaatttaattgttaattaattaatttttaatttcttatctAATCGCaatattaagaattttttttttaataatgataTTTTTGCGAAAATACTAGAAATAAGATCATACATCCGCATACATCATACatcttatattatattcatatgtattgatttcatttatagAAGCTTGGAGCATTGATAGAATGAATTAGAAACCGTGTAATCATAATAGGAATAACATGTACGCTTTCCTATCTGTATGTAGAATTAGTATCGTCAATTTATATGGTAAATGGTACTaatacaattttgatttcataacaaactttttaaaatttatcaatGATTTATGTGTGCCTTAAGGACCCGGATGAATTGGCTGGCCATATGATGCCGGAAGTTGGCGTACCAGTGAACAACAGTTGCCCTTCTCGCGATCTTTTCTTGCAGGTTCATTCTAGACTCGTTAGCAATGACGTCACCCAACTCGTCGTCAAGGGATTCCACAAGTATAAAAGGAGCGTTGTGTTGTTTTAGCAGTCGAAGGGGATCCCCGCCACAATTGTCCACTGCGACGTCTTCTTCGACGACTGGAACGCTGCCAAGAGAAAAGGCCTCGTAAATGCAATAGCTCTCAGCAGAGCTGCCAAGTTCGGACGCGGGACAAAGTGTGAGATCAGAATCCGATACAGCTTGAATGTAATCGCCATCGAATCCCGTACTAAAAAGGATCGATTGTTAcgtgagttttttttaaatcggataaaattgatttagtttcatatttttacGTGTTGCTCATCTTCAAATAGCACAGACTCTCGAGATTCAACTCCTTGAATAATCGAAGAATCGCAGCTCCTTTAGTATTGGCGGTACCGAAAAAGTTGCAAACAAAAGGTCTTTGTGACAGGATGTCGATTTCGTCGGGAAAGAATAAGGGGAAGTCTCGGTGTCTAAGTTAAAAATGGATTAAACTACAAGAATAAATCGCTCGATTAAAATTAAGTATATTACGTTGCTACTCCGAGAGGCCATTGAAAGATTTCGCTTTCATCTGTTATTAATTTGTCTCGCACTATAAATACTGCGTCAATCGATCCACCGTTGGAAGATAAATAGGGAATGATCCATTGATTTTTACTGCAATCGCTAATATCTCCTAAAATTACTAGAAAAAGGGTCTTTGGTGTATGAGAAATGAGTATGTCGTTAAGCCACATTTTCTCCTGTTTCAGCTGAGATGACGAGCCATCAATGATTAAAACAAGATTAGGATTATAAGAAATGATTTCTGATTTTCCTGACTGGAAAGTGAAATTGATCCCATTCACAGTCTTGGTACCCTTGTAAATAACTTGATGTGATAAAAgctctttcttcccttcaaTTAAATGATTCCATAAATATTCACCAATAGGGGCTCTACTTTGAATATCGACTTGGAAGAATGTGCTGGCTGTTGTGGGTACGACGTTATTGCTCCAGGGAATGCGAGATTCCAACTTTTGCAGCTGATCGGCGGATTCTATCGGCGCTTCATTTCCACGTAGATTGCACAGCCAAAATAGAACGCCgcaattcaacaaaataaagggCGCCAGATATTTTATACAAACACGGACTGCACGGTATTTCACAGAGAACGTCATCTCGGTCGGCAATACGTTGAAGAGTTCGTTTACGAATGgttgaatttttactttcgaatgcttttttgttttcttgggcGTAGCATCCTTTGGCGGAAATGAATACTTATTATGTTTCAATATATGAAATTTGAACGCATGACAGCGTTTTTTGAACAGCAGGAAGAAGGTAAACAGAAAAAGCTTTTGGCGTCGTCTGCTATACTGTCAATGTTTGCTCAGATCGCATTTGCAAACGTCAACACAATAGCTTGTCGATCTCCCAGGAAGAATTTTCCAGCTAGATACTGCTCAATACAATTGCAATAAGgtatcatttaaaaatgtagtAGAATATTTGATAAAAGTTTAAAGACATTGATTTTAATGGTTTAGTAAATGCTCAAAATCAAAAGTATCGTAGTCAATCTAGTCATAATATTGCCATTGATACTGATCTCTAATTCTCTACAGATGGCTTTTTCACTTAGTATTAATGAATCATCACTGATTATTATGATATGAATCATCATTAAATTAGCTTTCTCCTTGATCTGTTGTACtcttttgaacttgaaacaaaaatagtaaatatcatttttaaaatgttcgtGAAGATTGTTATCTAATGTATAACTATTTAACCAAAGGAAGATGATTGAAACAGAAATGACAATCCAAAAACTGGAAGAACCGAAATTAGAAGAGTGGGATGAGCTCACGATCGAGATGCGGCGAGATTTATTGGCTCTTGATTTACGTATTTCCCTATTTGTTGGCGCcgtacaaaatttcaaatacgGTAAATATCTCACattgtaaaaattacaaaaaaattggccaAACATAAATAATGATGAGCTTTCTGGTATTCTTCTACGCAGAATCGCTACTCAAACCTATTCCTGCAAACTACCGAAAAAGTGATGGCGAAGCAGATATTAAAACTATCCGCGAATTAGTTTCCAGGCTTCCGGAATTGCCTCTTCGCGACCTCAACTATAAACCGGATCCCCAATTAACCACTTTTATGAAGACATTCTTTTTGAACCACAACCAGCAGCTTAGTTTAATCTCTGTAGAAGAACTCAAACGGCAAGTCGGCG
The window above is part of the Daphnia pulex isolate KAP4 chromosome 3, ASM2113471v1 genome. Proteins encoded here:
- the LOC124190963 gene encoding chromatin modification-related protein eaf-1-like isoform X2, with the translated sequence MDYDGQRLLDVINDPNALESFLGGIGNGSGINNAANAHSGVSLDSTHTITQQQLASLQQQIQQQQQQLQQLQQQQHHQQQIHSPFSVPVRSPAPGTSPAATVILRSPAAPPPAASPSSLASSPAPNTLGHATSYSVSSPAPAPSPGPQQFSYRAVPSPQQRTGSLSSTPVASPINYPPGPGPGNTGQNTQSVQLPAGTITIPALATAVGQVQQLVSGGQVLQIVSAPPPATPPQVAGTNTTTSQPVVRHPVAAARSKQPQLRPKPANNSSPGPVQQAHAVNPRTSSPVIVQQQQQQQQLHHQQQQQQQQQQQHQLQQQQQPQPVQQQITQQHATGQVVQLGTGGPTGTLVFSGGGNAMFPALAPTGGQFFLQQQGSGGFQLIVRPPVPSSSPPKQQQQQQSIVMQPQIGQTVHLAPNNNNRPATAVAAAVPNPPCHPTISQHHQPMVRLVTLPGLGTVQLQQIQTPNGPAFLAVQQPQQHQPQQQTQQQQQQPATFLRNHPGQQAFIQQHHVIQQQQQPHIVTQQQQQPHILNNLTQQPQQQQQQQQDNIRLVSSPATTLIPNSDNVVDNNTNNSTTPSTTFATPPNKKPPAKKKPKPKKKKEEVVVEEKKPAVQVNLAELLKQTGIVDDDESFFMDDEPTLQPPPPPPPQQQQQQIQQQLPIQIQMEQPIPPTETKENNMMLAPMLSEMNLIQTLHQHGLALSEDDLHTLRNFIKPSEQASEQSSALGGSDSLANGLKGATMLKAPAAAVSLTLGNGQVIQLTGEPFADAQQQPRVQFVTNPFDAQATQVFQAAPQAVAAPAAPPPQMTEVMHSTNHGFQNEFLEDLARSQIVSDSKKTKSKAAPVQRAAPANTNNNAPKKKPEPRKKKPPPVKAGANAGTNATGQTTPAHTGSVPRVQTIKLSPQNQQRFVNNSFPQNLRNIQAQIQYLTSKKDPTPQDTSLLQKLIEHHQKILATGKPVPTIPGQHAQGIPFNPTPTTAAPAPPAPESGVSVVQPVPPNTGPTNVSRSQGKVANVPANIQQNTHLANLLRQPVSDKNSRMTTSNASNQQAGLRQIQPTAAQLRAATPTTGVVATGNNNTPNSQQSNQVSVSTSASISTSCSTPAASSNCSTATVTNNVNVISVTTTQSTIQSPMGTLILTTMDGAGGGASPTLSTGATSSSTTITNSSTAVASPAPSAEAGRSNATPARGTKRPAPPSAPPKPSISKSTLFEHQLKTDQSGALAPDCKTPFKNKTNACKRLVRYHVFHELGPTPQELEKEEEDLETHAQQLLSKFHQMINKYHYLLLMESTKEAPTSEHVMVERMFAGEEKQSLERLKEETRVAKELQLTPVWPVKSEPTTSGATATTTPVATNDIVNGRRDSPSEDLKLTPKMALLKFTRKEGEGYKSELQIPQEYKEVRVMVEDVVKSNGRIRESLEMNHSVSINDSAMAGLTGSTIESKPYDEWEAIQRELALYPDARDRDDMGFDGEEGGVIYDEDIKAQMQNAIDDLLRLNGCDDVIPPHLQHLANNAAHPAAIGAVASSSSANYEASGAAGGGGGGFPPPLKNGEQFCNNSEMQVDLALNEAVNSIL
- the LOC124190963 gene encoding chromatin modification-related protein eaf-1-like isoform X1 → MDYDGQRLLDVINDPNALESFLGGIGNGSGINNAANAHSGVSLDSTHTITQQQLASLQQQIQQQQQQLQQLQQQQHHQQQIHSPFSVPVRSPAPGTSPAATVILRSPAAPPPAASPSSLASSPAPNTLGHATSYSVSSPAPAPSPGPQQFSYRAVPSPQQRTGSLSSTPVASPINYPPGPGPGNTGQNTQSVQLPAGTITIPALATAVGQVQQLVSGGQVLQIVSAPPPATPPQVAGTNTTTSQPVVRHPVAAARSKQPQLRPKPANNSSPGPVQQAHAVNSPRTSSPVIVQQQQQQQQLHHQQQQQQQQQQQHQLQQQQQPQPVQQQITQQHATGQVVQLGTGGPTGTLVFSGGGNAMFPALAPTGGQFFLQQQGSGGFQLIVRPPVPSSSPPKQQQQQQSIVMQPQIGQTVHLAPNNNNRPATAVAAAVPNPPCHPTISQHHQPMVRLVTLPGLGTVQLQQIQTPNGPAFLAVQQPQQHQPQQQTQQQQQQPATFLRNHPGQQAFIQQHHVIQQQQQPHIVTQQQQQPHILNNLTQQPQQQQQQQQDNIRLVSSPATTLIPNSDNVVDNNTNNSTTPSTTFATPPNKKPPAKKKPKPKKKKEEVVVEEKKPAVQVNLAELLKQTGIVDDDESFFMDDEPTLQPPPPPPPQQQQQQIQQQLPIQIQMEQPIPPTETKENNMMLAPMLSEMNLIQTLHQHGLALSEDDLHTLRNFIKPSEQASEQSSALGGSDSLANGLKGATMLKAPAAAVSLTLGNGQVIQLTGEPFADAQQQPRVQFVTNPFDAQATQVFQAAPQAVAAPAAPPPQMTEVMHSTNHGFQNEFLEDLARSQIVSDSKKTKSKAAPVQRAAPANTNNNAPKKKPEPRKKKPPPVKAGANAGTNATGQTTPAHTGSVPRVQTIKLSPQNQQRFVNNSFPQNLRNIQAQIQYLTSKKDPTPQDTSLLQKLIEHHQKILATGKPVPTIPGQHAQGIPFNPTPTTAAPAPPAPESGVSVVQPVPPNTGPTNVSRSQGKVANVPANIQQNTHLANLLRQPVSDKNSRMTTSNASNQQAGLRQIQPTAAQLRAATPTTGVVATGNNNTPNSQQSNQVSVSTSASISTSCSTPAASSNCSTATVTNNVNVISVTTTQSTIQSPMGTLILTTMDGAGGGASPTLSTGATSSSTTITNSSTAVASPAPSAEAGRSNATPARGTKRPAPPSAPPKPSISKSTLFEHQLKTDQSGALAPDCKTPFKNKTNACKRLVRYHVFHELGPTPQELEKEEEDLETHAQQLLSKFHQMINKYHYLLLMESTKEAPTSEHVMVERMFAGEEKQSLERLKEETRVAKELQLTPVWPVKSEPTTSGATATTTPVATNDIVNGRRDSPSEDLKLTPKMALLKFTRKEGEGYKSELQIPQEYKEVRVMVEDVVKSNGRIRESLEMNHSVSINDSAMAGLTGSTIESKPYDEWEAIQRELALYPDARDRDDMGFDGEEGGVIYDEDIKAQMQNAIDDLLRLNGCDDVIPPHLQHLANNAAHPAAIGAVASSSSANYEASGAAGGGGGGFPPPLKNGEQFCNNSEMQVDLALNEAVNSIL